Part of the Chlamydia muridarum str. Nigg genome is shown below.
TAATTTTAGGCTTGTTACAACAAATAGAAAAGTCTTTGGAATTATTTCCAGATTCCCCCGTTCTTGAAAAATTAGAGGATAACAGTTTAAAGCTAAAAAAAGCGTTGATTATGCTTATTCTGTCTAGAAAAGACATGTTTTCTAAGGCAGAATAGATGTTTTACTCTAACGTTGGAGTACACTTTGCAAACCTTAGTTTTTTGCTCTTTTAAGGGTGGGACAGGAAAAACAACACTTTCCCTGAATGTAGGGTGTAATTTAGCTCAATTTTTAGGAAAGAGAGTACTTCTAATTGACCTAGATCCCCAATCAAATCTCTCATCTGGATTGGGGGCTAGCATCGAAGGCAACCATAAAGGCCTTCACGAAGTGATGTGTGCCTCAAATGATTTAAAATCAATAATTTGTAAAACAAAAAAAACTGGGGTAGACATAATCCCTGCATCATTTTTGTCAGAACAATTTAGAGAATTTTCTACAAATGGCATCCCAAGCAGCAATTTACGGCTGTTTTTAGATGAGTATTGTTCGCCTTTATATGATGTGTGCATAGTAGATACTCCACCTAGTCTTGGTGGATTAACAAAAGAAGCCTTTATTGCAGGAGACAAACTAATCGTATGTTTGATTCCTGAGCCATTTTCTATTCTCGGGCTGCAGAAAATTAGAGAATTTTTAATTTCTATAGGCAAACCTGAGGAAGAACATATTCTTGGGGTAGCACTATCTTTTTGGGATGACCGGAGTTCGACTAATCAAACGTACATAGATATCATTGAGTCAATTTACGAAAATAAGATTTTTTCAACAAAAATACGCAGAGATATTTCTTTGAGTCGTTCCCTTCTTAAAGAGGATTCTGTGATCAATGTATATCCAACTTCAAGAGCTGCAACAGATATTCTGAATTTAACACACGAAATATCTGCTCTTTTAAATTCTAAACACAAACAAGACTTTTCCCAGAGGACACTGTGAATAAACTGGAAAAGGAAGCTAGCGTCTTTTTTAAAAAAAATCAGGAATCCGTTTCTCAAGACTTTAAGAAAAAGGTTTCTTCAATTGAGATGTTTTCAACTTCTTTAAA
Proteins encoded:
- a CDS encoding ParA family protein, whose amino-acid sequence is MQTLVFCSFKGGTGKTTLSLNVGCNLAQFLGKRVLLIDLDPQSNLSSGLGASIEGNHKGLHEVMCASNDLKSIICKTKKTGVDIIPASFLSEQFREFSTNGIPSSNLRLFLDEYCSPLYDVCIVDTPPSLGGLTKEAFIAGDKLIVCLIPEPFSILGLQKIREFLISIGKPEEEHILGVALSFWDDRSSTNQTYIDIIESIYENKIFSTKIRRDISLSRSLLKEDSVINVYPTSRAATDILNLTHEISALLNSKHKQDFSQRTL
- a CDS encoding Virulence plasmid protein pGP4-D, giving the protein MQNKRKLRNDFIKIVKDVEKDFPELDLKIRVNKERVTFLNSPLELYHKSISLILGLLQQIEKSLELFPDSPVLEKLEDNSLKLKKALIMLILSRKDMFSKAE